The following proteins are co-located in the bacterium BMS3Abin02 genome:
- the nrfH_2 gene encoding cytochrome c-type protein NrfH: protein MSEVRPPDEPPANTPGQSSAGPSPVPVDPPSLSEDEPITEVRSLYRHPLAGVGGAIMVAGGLMFLVLVAIDMTSGRQNSYRSLVTYVAMPFVVLVGALIFLLAVRRQVMNARRRGEKVQFTLRVEPSNPRYMRSLWVFLGVGAVVLLVVGWSGFKGYEATDSVAFCGQTCHKVMEPEAVTYEHSPHARVPCVECHIGSGTSFWVRSKVDGIRQVVATLTNSYPRPIPTPVKNLRPAQQTCETCHWPNQFYGRKLVTRRYFQTDEQNSPWTISLLVNIGGSNTHTGSQEGIHWHMLIGKKIEYLATDEKRQVIPWVRVTRDDGTVTVYKDPTAPSYPDPDDPKTALRVFDCMDCHNRPSHLFLPPAVAINQEIARGTISRDLPYIRRVGLDLLNRSYTSQQEAAEKIPTALLAYYEQAYPQRVGEIRRQIETASVSLVRVYESNFFPVMKTDYRSHLNNLSHFVNEGCFRCHGSNKVSDTGEKINGACDTCHTIVAQGPSTDVSKLDHDLLGLEFRHPVDIGTQWREIRCTDCHTPQEGY from the coding sequence GTGTCTGAAGTCAGACCGCCCGACGAGCCTCCCGCCAACACACCCGGACAATCGTCTGCCGGTCCATCCCCTGTCCCGGTCGACCCTCCATCCCTGAGCGAAGACGAGCCGATCACCGAGGTGCGAAGCCTGTACCGGCATCCACTGGCCGGTGTGGGCGGCGCCATCATGGTCGCAGGCGGCTTGATGTTCCTGGTACTCGTGGCCATCGACATGACCTCCGGTAGGCAGAACTCGTACCGCTCCCTCGTGACCTACGTCGCGATGCCGTTCGTGGTCCTCGTGGGCGCCCTCATCTTCCTGCTCGCGGTACGCCGACAGGTGATGAACGCGAGACGTCGCGGCGAGAAGGTGCAGTTCACACTTCGTGTCGAGCCTTCGAACCCCAGGTACATGCGCAGTCTCTGGGTCTTCCTCGGGGTCGGGGCCGTGGTGCTGCTCGTAGTCGGCTGGAGCGGCTTCAAAGGCTATGAGGCGACAGACTCGGTCGCGTTCTGCGGGCAGACATGTCACAAGGTGATGGAACCCGAAGCCGTCACCTACGAGCACTCGCCACATGCGAGAGTCCCATGCGTCGAATGCCACATCGGTTCAGGGACATCATTCTGGGTGCGGTCGAAGGTCGATGGGATCCGTCAGGTCGTGGCCACCCTGACGAATTCCTACCCACGGCCGATTCCAACTCCGGTCAAGAACCTGCGCCCTGCTCAGCAGACCTGCGAAACGTGCCATTGGCCCAATCAGTTCTACGGACGGAAACTGGTCACGCGTCGCTACTTCCAGACCGACGAGCAGAACTCGCCTTGGACGATCAGTCTGCTCGTGAACATCGGTGGCAGCAACACGCATACCGGCTCCCAGGAAGGGATCCACTGGCACATGCTCATCGGCAAGAAGATCGAGTACCTGGCGACCGACGAGAAACGGCAGGTGATCCCATGGGTGCGGGTGACCCGGGACGACGGCACCGTGACGGTCTACAAGGACCCGACTGCGCCGAGCTACCCCGACCCCGACGACCCCAAGACAGCGCTGAGGGTGTTCGACTGCATGGACTGCCACAACCGGCCCAGCCACCTGTTCTTGCCGCCGGCGGTGGCGATCAACCAGGAGATCGCTCGCGGGACCATCTCCCGAGATCTGCCCTACATACGACGAGTCGGCCTGGATCTTCTCAACAGGTCGTACACTTCGCAGCAGGAAGCTGCCGAGAAGATCCCCACCGCGTTGCTCGCCTACTACGAGCAGGCCTATCCGCAGCGGGTCGGCGAGATCCGGCGCCAGATCGAAACGGCCTCGGTGTCACTCGTTCGTGTCTACGAGAGCAATTTCTTCCCCGTCATGAAGACCGACTACCGGTCGCACCTCAACAATCTCAGCCACTTCGTCAACGAGGGCTGCTTCCGATGTCATGGCTCCAACAAGGTCTCCGACACCGGTGAGAAGATCAACGGGGCGTGTGACACGTGCCACACGATCGTGGCCCAGGGTCCGTCCACCGACGTGTCGAAGCTGGACCACGATCTTCTCGGTCTCGAGTTCCGCCATCCGGTAGATATCGGCACGCAGTGGCGGGAGATCCGTTGCACCGACTGCCACACTCCACAAGAGGGCTATTAG
- the fhs gene encoding formate--tetrahydrofolate ligase, whose protein sequence is MSSYLQPRTPVPTDLDIAQEAPLDPILDIAAGVGLDPDDLELYGTYKAKVHLDVRDKFSGLPMGKYIDVTAITPTPLGEGKTTTAVGLSQGLGRLGHSVFTTLRQPSMGPTFGIKGGAAGGGYSQVIPMEDFNLHLTGDIHAVSIAHNLLAAAIDNHLTHGNQLDLSPFSVTWGRVVDLNDRALRKVVIGLGGKPNGSPRESMYDIAVASEVMAILALSTGLADLRGRLGRIVIGTTFGGVPITAEDLKVAGAMAVLLKDALMPTLMQTLEHTPVLVHTGPFANIAHGNSSIVADQIALRLADYVVTESGFGSDIGMEKFMDIKSRASGLTPDVVVLVATIRALKMHGGLGRVVAGKPLPPELTTENLPSLEAGAANLVAHIKIARGFGVPVVVAVNHFDTDTEREVDLLGRIAVEAGAEDAIMTDHWARGGKGAQDLATAVVKAAEQPKDFKFLYPLDMPIRDKIELIATRVYGADGVDFMDAAEKKVKLYTKLGYDNLPICMAKTHLSLSHDPTAKGVPKHFRLPVRDIRASVGAGFLYPLCGTMRTMPGLPSRPAFENVDIDTETGKVQGLF, encoded by the coding sequence TTGAGTTCCTACCTCCAACCCCGCACGCCGGTCCCGACCGATCTGGACATCGCTCAAGAGGCCCCTCTCGATCCGATTCTCGACATCGCTGCCGGCGTCGGACTCGACCCGGACGATCTCGAACTGTACGGGACGTACAAGGCGAAAGTGCACCTCGACGTTCGTGACAAGTTCTCCGGCCTGCCGATGGGCAAGTACATCGACGTCACGGCCATCACCCCGACCCCGCTCGGTGAAGGGAAGACCACCACCGCCGTCGGGCTGAGCCAGGGACTCGGCCGTCTCGGACATTCGGTGTTCACGACGCTGCGCCAACCGAGCATGGGCCCGACGTTCGGCATCAAGGGTGGTGCCGCCGGTGGGGGCTACAGCCAGGTGATCCCCATGGAGGACTTCAACCTGCATCTGACCGGAGACATTCACGCCGTCTCGATCGCCCACAACCTGCTGGCGGCGGCGATCGACAACCACCTCACCCACGGAAACCAGCTCGACCTCAGCCCGTTCTCCGTCACCTGGGGACGCGTCGTGGACCTCAACGACCGGGCGCTACGCAAAGTCGTCATCGGCCTCGGGGGCAAGCCCAACGGCTCTCCCCGCGAGTCGATGTACGACATCGCGGTTGCGTCGGAAGTCATGGCGATCCTTGCGCTCTCGACCGGTCTCGCAGACTTGCGCGGGCGACTCGGCCGCATCGTGATCGGCACCACATTCGGCGGTGTCCCGATCACCGCCGAAGACCTCAAGGTTGCAGGCGCGATGGCGGTGCTGCTGAAGGATGCCCTGATGCCCACGCTGATGCAGACCCTCGAGCACACGCCGGTCCTGGTGCACACAGGCCCATTCGCCAACATCGCGCACGGCAACTCCAGCATCGTGGCCGATCAAATCGCGTTGCGGCTGGCCGACTATGTCGTGACCGAATCCGGATTCGGCTCCGACATCGGGATGGAGAAGTTCATGGACATCAAGTCCCGTGCCAGCGGACTGACTCCCGACGTGGTCGTGCTCGTGGCAACGATCCGTGCTCTGAAGATGCACGGCGGGCTCGGCAGAGTCGTCGCCGGGAAACCTCTGCCCCCCGAGCTCACGACCGAGAACCTTCCGTCTCTGGAAGCCGGCGCCGCCAACCTGGTCGCGCACATCAAGATCGCCCGAGGCTTCGGCGTGCCGGTGGTCGTGGCGGTCAACCACTTCGACACCGACACGGAGCGGGAAGTCGATCTCCTGGGAAGGATCGCCGTCGAGGCAGGGGCAGAAGACGCGATCATGACCGACCACTGGGCTCGGGGCGGCAAGGGCGCTCAAGATCTCGCCACAGCCGTCGTCAAGGCAGCCGAACAGCCCAAGGATTTCAAGTTCTTGTATCCGCTCGACATGCCGATCCGAGACAAGATCGAACTGATCGCCACACGCGTGTATGGCGCCGATGGTGTCGACTTCATGGACGCAGCAGAGAAGAAGGTCAAGCTCTATACGAAACTCGGTTACGACAACCTGCCCATCTGCATGGCAAAGACTCATCTGAGTCTCAGCCACGACCCCACCGCGAAAGGCGTGCCAAAGCACTTCCGTCTTCCGGTGCGAGATATCAGGGCCAGCGTGGGTGCCGGCTTCTTGTATCCGCTGTGCGGAACGATGCGGACCATGCCGGGGCTACCCAGCAGACCGGCGTTCGAGAACGTCGACATCGACACAGAGACCGGCAAAGTGCAAGGCCTTTTCTGA
- the nreB gene encoding oxygen sensor histidine kinase NreB: MSSRSWRRRVVHSVRADWSEVGSLGRLAFAGIVLSLVVTIVLGFSIQNATRRHLLAARGQILANVIEEIEAQHLRPSSGPGGSSYEAFDQEVRLRLIGGETLRVKLWAPDGTILYSDDSGLVGSVFKLSPPALSALRGEQTYNISDTSDPAHADESSVGSLIEFYIPYHDSTGRIIGAFEVEQRIDTLQKTLQRVGVNVWLTIGSGLLLLGGFMLALLLARARAFNRRRRQVESLVGEILKAQENERRRIVGALHDDIGQPLYRLLYGLEGGKSRLPADSPIRSELDRLEGIVRDIDATLRTELRVLHRGLAEDLGLEAALAQLLDATRQETGLSIDLSVNVTNEPDPIPRSALLRAAQEALTNIRKHSGAGSVSVGVWEENREVIMEISDDGFGVKGPRGLGLTTTRERLESIGGGVEVRPRREGGTVFRAWVPLPESGA, encoded by the coding sequence ATGAGCAGCAGATCATGGCGTCGTCGTGTCGTGCACTCCGTGCGGGCGGACTGGAGCGAGGTGGGGAGCCTCGGCAGATTGGCGTTCGCCGGTATCGTGCTGTCTCTCGTTGTCACGATCGTTCTGGGGTTCTCGATCCAGAATGCGACACGGAGACACCTGCTTGCGGCGCGGGGACAGATCCTGGCGAATGTGATCGAGGAGATCGAAGCCCAGCACCTTCGCCCCTCATCGGGACCGGGCGGTTCGAGCTATGAGGCGTTCGATCAGGAGGTTCGACTCCGGCTGATCGGTGGGGAGACACTCCGTGTCAAGCTGTGGGCGCCTGATGGCACGATTCTGTATTCGGACGATTCGGGCCTGGTCGGGTCGGTATTCAAGCTTTCGCCACCGGCCCTTTCCGCATTGCGCGGTGAACAGACATACAACATCTCGGACACCTCGGATCCGGCTCACGCCGATGAGAGTTCCGTCGGTTCACTCATCGAGTTCTACATCCCGTATCACGATTCGACAGGGAGAATCATCGGGGCCTTCGAAGTCGAACAGCGGATCGACACACTGCAAAAGACCCTGCAGAGGGTTGGTGTCAACGTATGGCTCACCATAGGTAGCGGGTTGCTGCTGCTCGGGGGCTTCATGCTTGCCCTTCTGCTTGCTCGCGCCCGAGCATTCAATCGCCGTCGGAGACAGGTCGAGTCGCTCGTCGGTGAGATCCTGAAGGCGCAGGAGAACGAACGGAGACGCATCGTTGGTGCACTTCATGACGATATCGGGCAGCCTCTCTACCGACTTCTCTACGGACTGGAAGGAGGCAAGTCACGTCTTCCTGCAGACAGCCCGATTCGAAGCGAACTGGATCGGCTGGAGGGGATCGTGCGAGACATCGACGCGACGCTGCGCACCGAACTGCGGGTGCTCCATCGCGGTCTTGCCGAGGACTTGGGACTGGAAGCCGCCTTGGCCCAGCTTCTGGACGCCACCAGGCAAGAGACGGGACTCAGCATCGACTTGTCGGTGAACGTCACCAACGAGCCAGACCCGATTCCGCGATCGGCACTGCTGCGCGCTGCTCAGGAAGCCTTGACCAATATCCGAAAACATTCGGGGGCGGGATCGGTATCGGTTGGCGTGTGGGAGGAAAACCGGGAGGTCATCATGGAGATCAGTGATGATGGGTTCGGAGTGAAGGGTCCTCGAGGTCTTGGACTCACAACGACCAGGGAGAGGCTCGAATCGATCGGCGGGGGTGTCGAGGTGCGGCCTCGTCGCGAGGGAGGCACTGTCTTTCGCGCGTGGGTGCCACTTCCGGAGTCGGGCGCATGA
- the ylaC gene encoding RNA polymerase sigma factor YlaC codes for MLEKFYRDHAQAIYAYLVSQCRDPVWAEDLMQDTFVRATRALGGFQGGSPRAWLLAIARTTFLDDVRRRSRHPMDGELTDVAVFDPDIAQQITVRAVLANLPETQRSALVLRDQLGLSYEEVAGVLGKSLGATKLIIHRARAAFRTAFEKEA; via the coding sequence ATGCTGGAGAAGTTCTACCGGGATCACGCACAGGCGATCTACGCCTATCTGGTCTCGCAATGCCGGGACCCCGTGTGGGCGGAGGATTTGATGCAGGACACGTTCGTGCGGGCCACCCGCGCCCTTGGCGGGTTCCAGGGTGGAAGCCCCCGAGCATGGCTGCTTGCCATAGCCCGCACCACCTTCCTGGACGACGTTCGCCGTCGGTCTCGGCACCCTATGGACGGTGAACTGACGGATGTGGCGGTCTTCGATCCGGATATTGCTCAACAGATCACCGTCCGGGCGGTGCTGGCCAATCTCCCTGAAACGCAGCGGTCGGCACTCGTTCTCCGTGACCAACTCGGACTGTCGTACGAAGAGGTGGCGGGGGTTCTCGGCAAGAGCCTCGGCGCAACCAAACTCATCATCCACCGGGCACGGGCGGCGTTTCGGACCGCGTTCGAGAAGGAGGCGTGA
- the pknD_2 gene encoding serine/threonine-protein kinase PknD, giving the protein MEPTREPPMEQERQRGKQVSTHRLLYALVALLGIVAIALLVVLVWLLRPQPTSTAVAAKGCPMDITRSIYGFGTKPGELLVQPLAVTFDGMGNVWVSDTGNARVVEFGPDGKLIRSVGDDGGPGRLHSPYGLSFSSDFQRLYVADWTRREVLIFSAEGRYVQSLPAGDQDLAVFGPDGFSPYDVAVRGAQIVVASNDGLYFFDRSGYVVDRWGGETRGSDVGSFAFPDALAIDPTTGNVYVADTLNRRVIALDGDGNVLWVSGERDEQGKIVGFWQLPRSVVVGPDGLVYVTDTFRAQDRCAGTGHIVVLKPTGELVSEFGAAGRSEDTLSFPEKMAIGPDGTFAIADRENNRVVVFTVGPLPPADPGEASLYEKSFVRFGQ; this is encoded by the coding sequence ATGGAACCGACACGAGAACCACCGATGGAGCAGGAACGGCAGCGTGGGAAGCAGGTCTCGACACACCGCCTGCTCTACGCTCTGGTCGCTCTTCTCGGCATCGTTGCGATCGCCCTCCTCGTCGTGCTCGTCTGGTTGCTGCGTCCTCAGCCCACCTCGACGGCGGTTGCGGCGAAGGGATGTCCCATGGACATCACGCGTTCCATCTACGGATTCGGGACCAAGCCCGGCGAGTTGCTGGTCCAACCCCTCGCGGTCACTTTCGACGGCATGGGCAACGTGTGGGTCTCCGACACGGGGAATGCCCGAGTCGTCGAGTTCGGTCCCGACGGCAAGCTGATTCGCTCCGTGGGCGACGACGGAGGTCCGGGGCGTCTCCACAGCCCCTACGGCCTGTCGTTCAGCAGCGACTTCCAGCGTCTCTACGTGGCGGACTGGACCCGACGAGAGGTGCTGATCTTCTCGGCCGAGGGACGCTACGTGCAAAGCCTGCCCGCAGGCGACCAGGACCTTGCCGTGTTCGGGCCCGACGGTTTCTCTCCCTACGATGTCGCCGTTCGCGGAGCCCAGATCGTGGTCGCTTCCAATGATGGTCTGTACTTCTTCGACAGATCGGGGTACGTCGTTGATCGGTGGGGAGGCGAGACGCGAGGATCCGACGTGGGCAGTTTTGCGTTCCCGGATGCTCTGGCCATCGACCCGACAACGGGCAACGTGTACGTTGCGGACACTCTCAACCGGCGCGTCATTGCGCTCGACGGCGACGGGAACGTGCTCTGGGTCTCGGGAGAACGTGATGAGCAGGGCAAGATCGTCGGCTTCTGGCAGCTTCCGAGATCGGTTGTGGTCGGCCCGGATGGTCTGGTCTACGTCACCGACACCTTTCGAGCCCAGGACCGCTGCGCCGGCACAGGGCACATCGTGGTCCTGAAGCCGACGGGAGAGCTGGTCTCCGAGTTTGGTGCAGCCGGGCGATCGGAGGACACACTCAGCTTCCCGGAGAAGATGGCGATCGGCCCGGATGGCACGTTCGCCATTGCCGACCGCGAGAACAATCGGGTAGTGGTGTTCACCGTCGGTCCGCTGCCACCCGCCGATCCCGGTGAAGCGAGCCTCTACGAGAAGTCGTTCGTTCGTTTCGGGCAGTGA
- a CDS encoding doubled CXXCH motif produces MKREIVFAAVLMTALTLAACTNGSTSTTVEAPVTTSTAAPTPSTTTTATTTTAVAAVTLRTDCETCHADVHGTWTTGSHADTQEDVASELGEERAGQTPDDVIHGDDPENCIACHAPTTGATMSAVEALDMFFTTTDGVFTSDTATKDTPDWPAVTCTACHEVAGDHPAASMPTVAAFDATSGSYTAVVGTSALCGQCHGTLRFPDTDHVTYDDWKAGVHADTQSDVAGELAEERAGETPADVISGDDPENCIACHGPSAVLANGGMSEQDALAYFFTTDNGQFGAATTSAHPDEWPSVGCVSCHNPHNPQQPALLDSSTGKYVAMSSSSRLCGQCHGSLRFDTDHLTFDAWSSSAHAATQADVAAELAEERAGETPADVIGGDDPENCIACHGPTAVLANGGMSEADALAYFFTTDGGKFGAATVSDHTSEWPNVSCSTCHDPHNPTQRSLFDSSTGEYLVMKDSSQLCGQCHGNLRFPDTDHLSYNILTGTGGINVADGRTMPGTTCTSCHMYTSDVDGSNSSMQHGHTWAILTPEANGETTASCSQCHANFSSSDIEAKITAWQDSFQSLDAVVAGRVAAASGAMTGVDDADLQAKLDEAQKNLALAEGDESGGFHNHNYLMALLKDAQARAEEVLSALGK; encoded by the coding sequence ATGAAACGCGAAATCGTCTTCGCGGCAGTGCTCATGACGGCTCTGACACTGGCGGCGTGCACAAACGGGTCGACCTCCACGACTGTGGAGGCTCCGGTGACCACGTCGACAGCGGCACCGACGCCATCCACTACCACTACCGCTACCACTACTACTGCGGTGGCAGCGGTCACACTTCGAACCGACTGTGAGACCTGTCATGCGGATGTTCACGGTACGTGGACCACAGGGTCGCACGCAGATACCCAGGAAGACGTCGCGAGTGAACTCGGCGAGGAGCGTGCCGGTCAGACTCCCGACGATGTCATCCACGGTGATGATCCCGAGAACTGCATCGCATGTCACGCCCCGACCACCGGGGCGACCATGAGTGCCGTTGAAGCCCTCGACATGTTCTTCACGACGACCGATGGTGTGTTCACGAGCGACACGGCCACCAAAGATACGCCGGACTGGCCGGCCGTCACCTGCACTGCCTGTCACGAAGTGGCCGGCGATCACCCTGCAGCGTCCATGCCCACCGTCGCGGCATTCGATGCCACGTCCGGGTCGTACACGGCGGTTGTTGGGACGAGCGCGCTATGCGGACAGTGCCATGGGACGCTCAGGTTTCCCGACACCGACCACGTGACCTACGACGACTGGAAGGCCGGTGTGCATGCGGATACGCAGAGCGATGTGGCCGGTGAGTTGGCCGAGGAGCGTGCCGGGGAGACGCCGGCCGATGTCATCAGCGGTGATGATCCGGAGAACTGCATCGCCTGTCATGGACCGTCGGCGGTTCTCGCCAACGGCGGCATGAGTGAACAGGATGCGTTGGCCTATTTCTTCACGACGGACAACGGCCAATTCGGCGCAGCCACAACGAGTGCGCATCCCGATGAGTGGCCGAGTGTCGGATGCGTGTCTTGCCACAACCCGCACAACCCGCAGCAACCGGCGCTGTTGGATTCATCGACAGGGAAGTACGTCGCGATGTCGAGCAGCTCGCGGCTCTGTGGCCAGTGTCACGGGAGTCTCCGCTTCGACACAGATCATCTGACCTTCGACGCCTGGTCCTCGAGTGCGCATGCGGCGACACAAGCAGACGTCGCCGCCGAGTTGGCCGAGGAGCGTGCCGGGGAGACGCCGGCCGATGTGATCGGTGGCGATGATCCGGAAAACTGCATCGCCTGTCACGGTCCTACGGCGGTACTCGCCAACGGCGGCATGAGTGAGGCCGACGCACTCGCCTACTTCTTTACGACGGATGGCGGGAAGTTCGGCGCTGCGACGGTATCCGACCACACGTCCGAGTGGCCGAATGTCAGCTGTTCGACCTGCCATGATCCCCACAACCCGACCCAGCGTTCGCTGTTCGACTCGTCGACCGGCGAGTACCTAGTCATGAAGGACAGCTCGCAGCTGTGCGGACAATGTCATGGGAATCTGCGGTTCCCCGACACCGACCATCTCAGCTACAACATCCTGACCGGTACCGGCGGCATCAACGTGGCGGACGGCCGCACCATGCCGGGAACGACCTGCACCAGCTGCCACATGTACACGAGTGATGTCGATGGGAGTAACTCGTCGATGCAGCATGGGCACACTTGGGCGATCCTCACTCCCGAGGCAAATGGCGAGACCACCGCTTCGTGCAGCCAATGTCATGCAAACTTCTCGAGCAGCGACATCGAGGCGAAGATCACCGCATGGCAGGACTCATTCCAGTCGCTCGACGCAGTGGTGGCGGGAAGAGTGGCTGCTGCGAGTGGGGCCATGACAGGTGTCGACGATGCGGACCTTCAGGCCAAGCTGGACGAGGCACAGAAGAACCTGGCGCTCGCGGAGGGCGACGAGAGCGGCGGATTCCACAATCACAACTATCTGATGGCTCTCCTGAAGGACGCACAGGCGAGAGCCGAAGAGGTGCTTTCCGCCCTCGGGAAGTAG
- a CDS encoding doubled CXXCH motif, with amino-acid sequence MAADRPNVRHPKQRRTVIRARAIIVAGGFALLVLVLFAATAWAFDGPTPPRQGDPFGSNVAPHGGYSAGSNMCLQCHDVHDASGDYALMWKNSVTFMCATCHGLHGLRGTLGLPSDCSGCHDMHGSFFPAPRDPVGPGTLGTVSRRSAYNTSTPASAHGIGALAPPGETAIVMTRSDWQYSWGASGPPAADATNPSGPGTASDAGGGLYCGSCHTPHGDFGQVVNKWTSADEGRSIWWTNPATGDQEQRLLHYDIGSAAWQVCDADITNCEFAQVRDAENQLVYLYGYKLLSAYPNHAYSTPQSYGTEQDDDDGARWCGTCHTSRVDGAGYHNHPTGCSACHGNPADGASTDFPHTSSADSLLIAYPDALCVTCHASGSLP; translated from the coding sequence GTGGCCGCTGATCGTCCCAATGTTCGCCATCCGAAGCAACGACGGACCGTGATTCGAGCGCGTGCGATCATTGTGGCGGGCGGGTTCGCGTTGCTTGTTCTGGTGCTCTTCGCGGCGACGGCGTGGGCTTTCGATGGCCCGACACCACCACGGCAGGGTGACCCCTTCGGCTCGAATGTGGCGCCTCACGGTGGCTACTCGGCCGGCAGCAACATGTGTCTCCAATGTCACGACGTGCACGACGCGAGCGGGGACTATGCGTTGATGTGGAAGAACAGCGTCACCTTCATGTGCGCGACGTGTCACGGTTTGCATGGGCTCCGTGGAACGCTCGGGCTCCCGAGCGATTGCAGCGGGTGCCATGACATGCACGGAAGCTTCTTTCCTGCACCCCGAGACCCGGTCGGACCGGGAACCCTCGGCACGGTTTCGAGACGGAGTGCCTACAACACCTCCACACCGGCGTCGGCACATGGCATCGGGGCCCTTGCGCCTCCCGGTGAGACCGCCATCGTGATGACCCGGTCCGACTGGCAGTACTCGTGGGGGGCGAGCGGTCCGCCGGCTGCGGATGCGACGAACCCGTCGGGTCCAGGCACGGCGTCCGATGCCGGGGGCGGGCTCTACTGTGGGAGCTGTCACACGCCGCACGGCGACTTCGGGCAGGTCGTGAACAAGTGGACGTCGGCCGACGAGGGAAGGTCGATATGGTGGACCAACCCGGCCACGGGGGATCAGGAACAGAGGTTGTTGCACTATGACATCGGATCGGCCGCGTGGCAGGTGTGCGACGCCGACATCACCAATTGCGAGTTCGCACAAGTGCGAGATGCCGAGAACCAATTGGTGTACCTGTACGGATACAAGCTGTTGTCGGCGTATCCGAACCACGCGTACTCGACGCCCCAGAGCTACGGCACCGAGCAGGACGACGACGATGGGGCTCGATGGTGCGGCACCTGTCACACCTCCCGGGTCGACGGCGCCGGCTACCACAACCATCCGACGGGATGTAGTGCCTGTCACGGCAACCCGGCCGATGGAGCATCGACCGACTTCCCGCACACGTCAAGCGCAGATTCGCTCCTCATTGCCTACCCGGACGCGCTCTGCGTCACCTGTCATGCGTCGGGCAGCCTGCCATAG
- a CDS encoding peptidylprolyl isomerase: MTKRLLVVAALLIVVIAGLATAIWYRTGTHDPVIAKVDNILIHESQADARIAGIAAVHKDITSALGPEWRSLVFQSLVDDVLMGQEARRAGIDVTKKDVDASLDSLRGRFPSEDDWRRFLEDQGIDQAELERRILLQLVGSRVYEEVTADVVPTEDELHAYFEAHQSDFTVDGEVQSFLEVRNSIEDTLTKQMQDEAFSVWLQQRRSEANVVVVSDEWR, encoded by the coding sequence ATGACAAAGCGTCTGCTGGTGGTCGCGGCCTTGCTGATCGTTGTGATAGCGGGTCTGGCGACTGCCATCTGGTATCGAACCGGGACTCACGACCCCGTCATCGCCAAGGTCGACAACATACTCATCCACGAATCCCAGGCCGATGCCAGGATTGCGGGGATCGCCGCGGTGCACAAGGACATCACTTCGGCTCTGGGACCCGAATGGCGCTCGCTCGTATTTCAGTCACTCGTCGATGACGTCCTCATGGGGCAAGAAGCACGGCGAGCCGGCATCGACGTGACCAAGAAGGACGTGGACGCGTCACTCGACTCCCTGCGCGGCAGATTCCCTTCCGAAGACGACTGGAGACGCTTCCTGGAGGACCAGGGCATCGATCAGGCCGAACTCGAGCGGAGAATCCTGCTTCAGCTGGTCGGTTCCAGGGTCTACGAGGAAGTCACGGCCGACGTAGTGCCCACCGAGGACGAGCTTCACGCCTACTTCGAGGCTCACCAGTCGGACTTCACCGTCGATGGCGAGGTGCAGTCTTTTCTCGAGGTTCGCAACTCGATCGAGGACACGCTCACGAAGCAGATGCAGGACGAGGCGTTCAGTGTGTGGCTGCAGCAGCGCCGCAGTGAGGCGAACGTCGTGGTGGTGAGCGATGAGTGGCGATAG
- a CDS encoding transcriptional activator FtrB, with the protein MIDPAELKTLPFFRSLDDEAIAVLAPHTELLTAKTGERVFEEGAPSDTLLVLVTGMVANRQHPIHGGEDILMNVVSRPGEVIGASALATADDAVHPFSAVCMEDSEFVVMPVAELWEAFEENPAVGLSLLARFTHMLAERLAAAREQIRSRIRPGLISQG; encoded by the coding sequence ATGATCGATCCTGCCGAACTCAAGACCCTGCCGTTCTTCCGCTCACTCGACGACGAAGCGATCGCCGTGCTCGCACCTCACACCGAGCTGCTCACTGCCAAGACCGGTGAGCGGGTATTCGAGGAGGGCGCCCCTTCCGACACCTTGCTCGTGCTCGTCACCGGCATGGTTGCGAATCGCCAGCATCCCATCCACGGGGGCGAGGACATCCTCATGAATGTGGTCAGCCGGCCGGGAGAGGTGATCGGCGCGTCGGCGCTGGCCACCGCGGACGACGCCGTACATCCGTTCAGTGCAGTCTGCATGGAGGACTCCGAATTCGTCGTCATGCCCGTCGCAGAACTCTGGGAGGCTTTCGAGGAGAACCCGGCCGTTGGGCTCAGCCTCCTGGCGAGATTCACCCACATGCTTGCCGAGCGTCTCGCTGCGGCACGCGAACAAATCCGCAGCCGGATTCGCCCAGGGCTGATCTCCCAGGGCTGA